The Changchengzhania lutea genomic sequence CGTGAAATGGGTACGCAACAAATACAAACGGTTCAAGCGAAGACATTGGTATTACGCGCTCAAACATCTTAAAGGTATAGCCAAAAGCTATCCCAATATGTTTGAGCATTGGAAATACGAGGGTTTTCGTCCGTGCTGACTTGGATTTAAAAGAGCCGTATGAACCGAGAGGTTCACGTACGGTTCTGTGAGAGGTTTAGGGGTGAAACTCCCCTTTACCTACTCGACTGTGGCAAATGCATCTACGTTCTGCTATGCCGTTTGCAACAGATTTAATCCACTTAATTCCTGTCCGATTTGGTGGATTCCGCTCAAAATTTTCTCGGTCTGTTTCACTGACGGTTTTTTCGTTCCCGAAACATATTGAGATAATAAAGTTGCGTTCATTCCAATTTTATCGGCAAGGAATTTTGCGTTTAAAACTTTATAAAATTTGAAGAACTGCTTAAAGTCAATTTCAAATCCGATGTCACTCGGTTTAACTTTTACTTTCTCGTCCTCAAAATGTAATTCG encodes the following:
- a CDS encoding XRE family transcriptional regulator, whose translation is MAKMKKIKLTVEKTSTGFSAFSADYPIFTTGLSIPELINNAYEATELHFEDEKVKVKPSDIGFEIDFKQFFKFYKVLNAKFLADKIGMNATLLSQYVSGTKKPSVKQTEKILSGIHQIGQELSGLNLLQTA